One part of the Arachidicoccus terrestris genome encodes these proteins:
- a CDS encoding RagB/SusD family nutrient uptake outer membrane protein, translated as MKNSMKYILHLLIATGLICTVSCSKDFLNQEPLDAIPSDQIWKDPALASAFVTEIYNGLGQGGFDEQMLASLSDEAVFTHTGRNINTINEGSLSPTNLGWVSGTYAYASMYQRIRACNLTIENLTSATNEITDENTNAMLRGQAYFLRAYFYHQLVRYYGGVPIITKHYELNDSFAIARSSFADCVDFIVKDCDSAAALLEGKTMSKGQATNIAALALKSRILLYAASDLHVAANLEKLSDFADNDPNYKIDQLAYTSGSQQERWEKAKAAALEVITKGGGGYKLNLTKPETAKDGTANYISISMGGGSKAPGVDASAESELLFARYFVPAKDEGGEYIGKYNGPNGYHNWSGNTPIGLLVDDYEMADGSKFQWTGEEKAHPYKNRDPRLYATILFDGADWKPRNKISGDVDPANQIQTGSYDLLNSKGVKIAFAGLDTRGSSIEDWNGSRTGYYMRKFIDPDPNQIDANDKQFVPWPFFRYTEAVLNYVEACLETGEEDKAKTWLNKIRYRAGMPAITATGAALMDEYRNERRIELAYEEHRYHDARRWMIAPTTLGRKITFIKVTGKFKSGKTMKEPYHHDETIYDYTYTPVVDNAHENRTWLNKMYFRPFSRDEINKNPLLGQNPGYTN; from the coding sequence ATGAAAAATTCAATGAAATATATACTACACCTGCTCATAGCGACCGGCCTGATCTGCACGGTCAGCTGCAGCAAGGATTTTCTGAATCAGGAACCACTCGATGCGATCCCATCCGATCAGATTTGGAAGGATCCGGCACTGGCTTCCGCTTTTGTTACCGAGATCTATAACGGCCTGGGCCAGGGCGGCTTTGATGAGCAGATGCTGGCTTCGCTCTCAGATGAAGCGGTATTTACGCATACGGGACGCAATATCAATACCATTAATGAGGGAAGCTTAAGTCCGACTAATTTAGGTTGGGTATCGGGTACTTATGCCTATGCATCCATGTATCAGCGCATCCGCGCCTGCAATCTGACTATTGAAAATCTGACCAGTGCAACCAACGAGATAACAGACGAGAATACAAATGCCATGCTGCGCGGGCAGGCCTATTTCCTGAGAGCTTATTTTTATCACCAACTGGTTCGCTATTATGGCGGGGTGCCTATTATTACAAAGCATTATGAGCTCAATGACAGTTTCGCCATCGCCAGAAGCAGTTTTGCGGATTGTGTGGATTTTATTGTCAAAGACTGCGACAGTGCTGCTGCTTTGCTGGAAGGGAAAACCATGTCCAAGGGCCAGGCGACCAATATTGCTGCACTGGCGCTCAAGTCCAGGATATTGCTCTATGCGGCCAGCGATCTGCATGTAGCTGCCAATCTGGAGAAATTGTCTGATTTTGCCGACAATGACCCTAATTATAAAATTGATCAGCTTGCGTATACCAGCGGCTCCCAACAGGAGCGCTGGGAGAAGGCCAAGGCCGCTGCCTTAGAAGTGATTACCAAAGGTGGAGGGGGGTATAAGCTAAATCTTACAAAGCCAGAAACCGCTAAAGATGGTACTGCCAATTATATTTCAATCTCTATGGGAGGGGGTAGCAAAGCGCCGGGCGTAGATGCATCTGCAGAATCAGAGTTGTTGTTTGCGCGCTATTTTGTGCCTGCCAAGGATGAAGGCGGTGAGTATATAGGGAAATATAATGGTCCCAACGGGTATCATAACTGGTCAGGCAATACGCCGATCGGTCTGTTGGTTGATGATTATGAAATGGCTGACGGCAGCAAATTTCAATGGACTGGCGAAGAGAAAGCCCACCCTTATAAAAACAGGGACCCCCGTTTATATGCCACCATTCTGTTTGATGGTGCTGACTGGAAGCCCCGTAATAAAATTTCTGGGGATGTTGACCCCGCTAACCAGATCCAGACAGGTAGTTATGATCTGCTGAATTCAAAAGGCGTTAAGATCGCTTTCGCTGGGCTGGATACCAGGGGTAGCTCCATTGAAGACTGGAACGGATCCCGCACCGGTTATTATATGCGTAAGTTCATTGACCCGGATCCGAATCAGATTGATGCAAATGACAAACAGTTTGTTCCCTGGCCATTTTTCAGATATACAGAAGCTGTGCTCAATTATGTGGAAGCCTGCCTGGAGACAGGCGAGGAGGATAAAGCTAAAACCTGGCTGAACAAGATTCGTTATCGCGCCGGAATGCCAGCTATTACGGCTACAGGTGCCGCGCTCATGGATGAATACCGTAATGAACGACGTATTGAGCTGGCCTACGAAGAGCATCGCTATCATGACGCCAGAAGATGGATGATTGCGCCAACAACCCTGGGCCGGAAGATTACTTTTATTAAGGTAACGGGTAAATTTAAGTCAGGAAAGACGATGAAGGAGCCTTATCATCATGATGAGACGATCTATGACTATACGTATACGCCCGTCGTTGATAATGCACATGAAAACAGAACCTGGTTGAATAAGATGTATTTCCGTCCTTTCTCCAGAGATGAGATCAATAAGAATCCATTGCTGGGTCAGAATCCGGGTTACACGAATTAG